Part of the Arachis hypogaea cultivar Tifrunner chromosome 6, arahy.Tifrunner.gnm2.J5K5, whole genome shotgun sequence genome, CACTTTCACTTTGCCACTGCCTCTGTCTCTGACTCTCCATTGTTGTTCTTCTTCCTCTGTGCCTTCACATTTTTTCAGGTTTGTTGTTTCTTTTGTGTGTGATTCAAACATAAAGGTAAATACTTGTTGAGTTTTACATTCTGTTAAGAAATTTTGTGGATGTTGCATAGTTTGGTTGGTATTTTGCATGTTCTGAGATTGCAATGAACTTGTTCACATTTACATGATTATGGTATATGGTACTGGCAGATATTTTCACAATATTCTCTCTTTCAATGTTTCATGACTTGTGTTGTTCTTGTCCTGCTATGTTCTTATTCCTTCTATTAATGTCATTAATCCCAAAAGCAACCATTTGGTTTGAATTTCAACCTTCTGATTATGTGTTTCAGTTGCCAAAGTTTTAtaattctgtttttattttttggacaaaatcagaaattatcttaaattttgtctCTACTAAAcaggaaaatttttaagtttttggcTTTGTGTCCTTCTCCAAagtccaatttttatttatttatttattgttattattaatttttttatctcttttgtcCTCAAACGTCTCTGCCTCCTGTATCTCATGATGGGAACCAAATATTACCTTAGTGATTTCAATTTGATTAAGTATATGCTAGATTGAACTTATCCTGAACTTGCTTTGGAAGAGTGTTATAACATCTTGTTCTTATTAGGTTTGCTCACACCCTTTTGGATGTTGTTTAATTTCAGTTTGAATTCCAATAAGGTCTTGGACTCTTGACTTTGTTTGAAACTATATTCTCATTtctgtatatatacatatattccaGTTTCTTACTGACTTTGTTCTAGCATCTTAGGCAACCACTCCATTCGGAATCTGGGTTGGGATGTTTCCTCCCTCATGTTACATTCTGTGATTCTGTATTAGGAATTAGacttttctttttccttgtttttctgtTGCAAATGGTTTTTCTGGTCAAGGAgatttttttttcccctttttggtcCTACCTTATTTTGGAGTTATATAGCTTTAATACCTCAAAACAGTTAAAACCTTGAATGTTATGTACATTGATGTTCATGCCACTGCAATGCTTGAATATTGAATGTCTAAGGATGAATTAGTCAGTTAAATGGTTTGTCATTTCAATGTAATTTAGTGTTGTTCATGTTAGCGAAACATTATATGCCCCTTTGATTCTTATTTGATTCATGTGTTTGACAGTTAGAGTGTTATCGCCATGTCAGTTGCACCGGTTGAGAGCATCCCCTCTTTAAGTAGTGACCTCTTCTATGAAATACTGCGAAGGCTTGATGGCGCGACATTGGCAAGCGCAGCATGCACCTGTGCTGCACTTTGCTCCATCTCAAAAGAAGAGAGTTTATGGGAAAATGTATGCTCATCTATGTGGCCTTCAACCAATAGGGAAGATGTCAAAAGTTTAATCTCTTCTGTTGGTGGATTCAGAAAATTCTATGCAGACAGTTTTCCACTTATTGTGAACAAGGATGTTATGGAGTTTCATCACAACAACTACTTTGAGTACCCTGATGATTGGACCGAAGCCGAATATTATGGTGATGTGATTGAATCAGAGAGCATCTCACCATCTAACTTTGTTTCTATTGTAGATATTAGGTTCAAGGAGAAACCAATCTGTTCCAAAGTTCTGTTGGGTATTCCAAATGCAAATGGCTATGATGATTGGTTCTATAACTGCCCTTTTCAGATTGATATTCTTACTTATGCAGATAGCGAAGGCAACAACGATGGCGCCGTGAATCTTTCCATTTCTGATGGTCTGCCAGCAATTACATCCATGGAAAGGGAAAAGAAAGATGGGAAGCTTTGGAAGGAGCTTAGCAATGGACTCAGGCTTAGTTGGATTGTAGTAAACAGAAAAATCAAGCAAGCTGCAAATCTTTCTAGTTGGTTTCCTCTTGGTGGCCAAAGGCATTGGCCAACAGATAATGATTTTGTAGTCCGGTTCGGATCGATTCTCCCGGCCGAGGAAATTCTTCCTTGCCAAGTAGTGGAGTGCATCCTTATCATGAAGTTTAGAGTTGTCCACACAGAATCAGAGGGGATTCAAACTAGTCTTAAGTTAACTGAATTGAGCATGCAATTGGAAGACATGGAAGGTGCTCATGTTAATGGAAGGAACAGTTTGCATATTCTTAAGAAAGCACTTAGTTGCCAAAGGAGCAAAAACTATGGTGATGCACTTGAGTCTTGTCACATGTATTCAAAGGTGCAGAATGAGttgaagaaggaaaagatgagaaATGAAAATAGGTTGGATAGGCTTTGTATTTTGAGTGGCATTGCTGCTTTTATGACATTCTGGTACTGTGTCCTGTGAAAATGGTGCTTCACTTCATCGTTTAACATAACATCTGCTAATTATGCTTCCTCTAACAAAATTTGTTATCATATTGCCAACTTCCATTTTGGGTGATTTTCCTTACTTCTACTAAAGAATTAAATTAAGGTGGAAGCTGAAGTGTAGACAACTtgatgtgaagttgatagctgaaagtcgttaaatgatttgatagatttgattaaattatcatctaacggCCCTAAGCTATCAACTTTACATGAAGTTAATTGTTAACTGCACCTAAGTTTTAACTTTAAACTAATATCCTAATAATCCTAGGGCGTGCTTGATTGGGAGGTTAAAATCGAACATAAATTTCTTCGACTATGCTACGTGTTAAAATCGAACATAAATTTCTTTGGCTATGCTatgtgtacattaaaatcagcTAGTGTAAAATACACGTtggaatacaaatacacattgaaaataaattaaattaaacatatatttatatacaaatatattg contains:
- the LOC112696197 gene encoding F-box protein At2g27310 isoform X1, whose translation is MSVAPVESIPSLSSDLFYEILRRLDGATLASAACTCAALCSISKEESLWENVCSSMWPSTNREDVKSLISSVGGFRKFYADSFPLIVNKDVMEFHHNNYFEYPDDWTEAEYYGDVIESESISPSNFVSIVDIRFKEKPICSKVLLGIPNANGYDDWFYNCPFQIDILTYADSEGNNDGAVNLSISDGLPAITSMEREKKDGKLWKELSNGLRLSWIVVNRKIKQAANLSSWFPLGGQRHWPTDNDFVVRFGSILPAEEILPCQVVECILIMKFRVVHTESEGIQTSLKLTELSMQLEDMEGAHVNGRNSLHILKKALSCQRSKNYGDALESCHMYSKVQNELKKEKMRNENRLDRLCILSGIAAFMTFWYCVL
- the LOC112696197 gene encoding F-box protein At2g27310 isoform X2, producing MSVAPVESIPSLSSDLFYEILRRLDGATLASAACTCAALCSISKEESLWENVCSSMWPSTNREDVKSLISSVGGFRKFYADSFPLIVNKDVMEFHHNNYFEYPDDWTEAEYYDSEGNNDGAVNLSISDGLPAITSMEREKKDGKLWKELSNGLRLSWIVVNRKIKQAANLSSWFPLGGQRHWPTDNDFVVRFGSILPAEEILPCQVVECILIMKFRVVHTESEGIQTSLKLTELSMQLEDMEGAHVNGRNSLHILKKALSCQRSKNYGDALESCHMYSKVQNELKKEKMRNENRLDRLCILSGIAAFMTFWYCVL